The following is a genomic window from Mycolicibacterium sp. TY81.
CATCTACATCCCCCAACCGCATGACCCGGCCGTGCTGGAGCCGCTGGCCGAAGCCATCCGGGACTCAGGCCTGCTCACTGCCTGAGATACGGCAACCGCCCGGAGCCGAGAATTCGGTTCCGGGCGGGCGTGCGTTCTTAATTATCGCGGAGGTCACAAATCGATAACGATCAGCAAAGCAGCTGACGTTACTGCCGAATACCGTCGGCCAGAGCGGTCGAGCGAGCGCTAGACGCCGAAGCGGACCATGTCCGCAGCGGTGACCAGACGCTCGTTCTTGGCCGGAAACTCACGGCTCTTGACCGGGTGGCGGAGCAGGGACCAGGCAATACGTCCCATGCGTGAACGCGATAGCGGGTTGTTGTACACGGTGATCACTCCTGCGGTCGGCGATTGGTTGCACCGTGGGGCCAGACTATCGCACGGCCCCCGCGATTTCATTACAACGCCGGTCATCGGCAAACCTTTGGAGGCGCGCCGAAAGTAACAGCGGCGTGTCGCGTGTGACTGGTGTGATTCATGTTGCGGAAGAAGCCCTTAATGGCCTCTTAATTTAAGAGAGTGACCAGCCGGGCAAGTGACCCACCAGACAATATGAGCTATGTCACTCGGGTGAATCAGACCGGAAGCTCGCGCGGCTTCCGGAACACGTCATCCAGTGTGACGGTGCGCAGATTGCGCTCCTTCAGCAGATCGACCAGTTGGCCGTAGACGTGCGTCACCGGCAGGTGGTTGAGATGGCCGATGACCACCGTCTGCTCCGTGAAGTACTTGCCCGCCATCTTGAGGATGTAGTCCTCGGTGACGATGTTCTCGTCGCCCAGCGATCCCGTCCACATGGTCGGCGTCGAGTAGCCGAGCTCCGCGGCGATCTTGTCGACGATCGCGTTGTGGCTGCCGTACGGCGGCCGGTAGTACGGCCGGGAGTCGACCCCGAAGGTCGACTGCAGGAACTTGTGGTTGCGCTCCAACTGGTCGACGATCTCGTCCTTGGACAGTTTCGCCAGGTCCGGATGCGACCAGGTGTGGTTGCCCAGCTGAATCTGGCCCGACTCCACGAGCGGCAGCATCAGGTCCCGGTTCTCGGTCCACGACTGGTAGCGGCCGTTGACGAAATAGGTGAGCCGCATGCCGGTGTCCCGTGCGAGCTTGGTGTACGCGCGCACCACCTCGGAACTCACGCCGTCGTCGAGCGTGATCGCCACGCGGTTGCCGGCCACGTCCGGCAGGCTGCTGAGCTCGCCACCACCTGGTAACGCCAATCCCATGCCCCACTGGACCGGTTCCTTGGGAGCCTTCGGCGGCGCTGCGGCCACGGTCGCGGCCGGCCCGTCGACGGCGCACCGCGCCAGGCCCACGCCGGCCACCACCGAGGCCGACAAGCCCACGAGAAAACGTCGCCGGCTCAGCTCGGAGCCGGCGAACAGGGATGCGGGTGCGCTGGTGTAGTTCGCCATAAGTATTCAGTTCTGGTCGATCGGGACCCGAACCGATCAATTGTGCAACTCCAGTCACACCAGCCTCACGCGACACACCCGACGGTATCGAGTCGTTATCAACGGCATCATCAGGTACCGAGGCGCGCCCCGACCGCGCTAGACGCGAGCAGGCACCTCGTCGTCAAGGAATTCCGGCGGGTAGTCCCCGAGATCGTCGGCACTCATGGCCGTCGCGCCCACCACACGCGGCTCCGACGTACTCAACCGCAACCAACCGACCGCACCGATCAGGAAGCACAGGTACACCAGCGGATACCAGCCGCTCATCACTTGGCCGATCCAGAACGGCCGCAGGTCGAGGAAATTCCAGTACACGCCGCTGAAGTACATCGTGGTGTGGTTCCGGCCGGGTTTGTGCAGCGTCCACATGAACACCGCCGCGAACAAGCCGGCGGCACGGTACGCCCAGCCCCGAGCCCAACCACCCTGCGTCGTACAGGCTTTCCCGACGAGCCAGAAGATCACCGGCGCGAACCAGACCCAGTGCGCAGCCCAGCTGAACGGCGAGACGGCACAACCGGTCAGGCCCACCACCACGAGAGCCAGGGCCTGCTCGCCGCGGCGGTGGGCCCACCACGCCACCGCCAGTCCGGCAACCAGGACCAAGAGGCTCAGGGTGATCCACAACCATTCAGGCCGTGGAAGTGGTGCGAAGAAGCGCGCGAGAAAGCCGTTGATCGACTGGTTCGCCAGGTGATCGATAGGCGCGATGTGCGTGGTATCTCCGAGGTGACTCCAGAACCAACCGCTGTCCGCCGGAAGGAATGGCCAGGTACCTACCATCGTTGCCACGAAAGTCCCTGTGGCAACGGCAAAAGTACGCCATTGTCGAGTCAGCAGCAGGTACGGCAGGAACACCAGCGGCGTCAGCTTGATGCCCGCCGCCAGCCCCAACCCGATACCTCGAGAACGGGAAGCTTTGGGCCGCAACAGATCCAGCAGCACCATCGCCATGAGCAGCACATTGATCTGTCCCCACCAGAGCGTGGCCTGCACCGGCTCGACATCTATGACCGTCACGCCGAGTGCCGCGCTGACCGTCGCCAGTCGCCAGTCAGCGCGAACGCCGGCCAATCGCATTGTGCGCCAAGCCAACAGCGCCAAAAGCCCTACCGACAGGACCAACAGCGACCACTTCGCGACTTCGAAGCCGGCCAACGCGAAAGGGGCAAGCAGCACTGTCGCGAACGGCGGGTAGACGAACCACGCCTCTTTCAACGCCGGCGTCTCGTAGAACGGCTTGCCGTGCCAGAGCCCATCGACCGCAGCTCGGTACGTCGACAGGTCGAAGTCGTTCTCCATCAATCCGAAGAACTTCACATCGAACGGCACAAGCTGGTTGTGCACCACCAACGCCAGTATCGCGACCGCGACCGCACCCAACACCACTGGATGCGGCAGTCGTGTCTGCCCTCCCCCACTGCTCACCGGCCGATTTTATCGAGCAGTGCGTGCGGCGCCCGTCGCCAATCTGCACCACCCATGCAGCGTGAGAGTCACCGGTTCTGCGTTCCTGACGTGAAAAAACCGTGGCCCGGCGGTGCATCGCACCACCGGGCCACGGTTGATTGTCAGATCAGCGCTGCGGCGCAGCCGTCGGCTTGATGGGCTTCGGCAGCGCCGACTCACCCATCAGGTAGCGGTCCACGCCGGCGGCCGCGGCGCGGCCCTCGGCGATGGCCCACACGATCAGCGACTGACCGCGGCCCATGTCACCGGCGACGAAGACGCCGGGCACCGTGGTCTGGAAGTCGTTGTCCCGGGCCACGTTTCCGCGGTCGGTGAGCTCGACGCCCAGCTCGGTCAGCAGGCCTTCACGCTCGGGGCCGACGAAGCCCATGGCCAGGAAGACGATGTCCGCCGCGAGTTCGAAGTCCGAACCCTCGACCTTCTCGAACTTGCCGGCCTTCATGACGACCTCGTGCACCTTCAGTGCCGAGACCTTGCCGTCGGTGCCCACGAACTCCTCGGTGTTGACCGAGAAGACGCGCTCGCCACCCTCTTCGTGCGCCGAGGACACCCGGAACATGAGCGGGTAGGTCGGCCACGGGGTCGACTCGGCGCGCTCCTCCGGCGGACGCGGCATGATCTCGAACTGGTGGACGCTCTCGGCACCCTGCCGGTGGGCGGTGCCCAGGCAGTCGGCGCCGGTGTCACCGCCACCGATGATGACGACCTTCTTGCCCTTGGCCGTGATCGGCGGCTCGCCGTCGGGTCCGAGGACGTCGTCGCCCAGCTGCACGCGGTTACCCCAGGGCAGGTACTCCATGGCCTGGTAGATGCCCTCGAGCTCGCGGCCCGGGATCGGCAGGTCACGCCATGCGGTCGCGCCGCCGGCCAGGACCACCGCGTCGTAGTCTTCCTGCAGCTGCTCGACGGTGATGTCGACGCCGACGTTGACGTTGGTCCGGAACTGCGTGCCCTCGGCCGCCATCTGCTCCAGACGACGGTCGATGTGCCGCTTCTCCATCTTGAATTCCGGGATGCCGTAACGCAGCAGACCACCGATGCGGTCGGCCCGCTCGAGCACGGTCACGTCGTGGCCGGCGCGAGTCAGCTGCTGGGCAGCGGCCAGACCGGCCGGTCCGGAACCGACGACGGCGACCTTCTTGCCGGTCTTGACGTCCGGGATCATCGGCTTGACCCAGCCCTGGTCGAAGGCGTTGTCGATCAGCTCGACCTCGACCTGCTTGATCGTCACCGGGTCCTGGTTGATGCCGAGGACGCACGACGCCTCACACGGCGCCGGGCACAGCCGCCCGGTGAATTCCGGGAAGTTGTTGGTGGCGTGCAGGCGCTCGATGCCGTCGCGCCAGCGGTCCCGGTACACCAGGTCGTTCCACTCGGGGATGAGGTTCCCGAGCGGACAACCGTTGTGGCAGAACGGGATACCGCAGTCCATGCAGCGCGAGGCCTGGACCTGCAAGGTCTCCTTGGAGAACTCCTCGTAGACCTCTTTCCAGTCCTTGAGGCGCAGGTCGACCGGCCGGCGGACCGGAGTCTGACGGTGGGTGTGCTTGAGGAAGCCGTTCGGATCAGCCACGAGCGGCCGCCATGATCGCTTCGCTGACGTCCTCGCCGGCGGCCTCGGCCCCGGCGATCGCCTCCAGTACCCGCTTGTAGTCGCGAGGCATCACCTTGATGAACTGCTCCTTCTGATTCTGCCAATCGGCCAGAATCCGCTGTCCCACAGCCGATTCGGTGCCATCGACATGGGCGGTGATGATCTCGTGCAGCCACAGTTCGTCGGTGGCGTCCAGCGCATCGAGATCGACCATCTCGCCGTTGATGTTGCCCGGCAGGGCGCCCTTCGGGTCGTAGACGAAGGCCATACCGCCGGACATACCGGCGGCGAAGTTACGGCCGGTCTCGCCGAGGATGACGACCTTGCCACCGGTCATGTACTCGCAGCCGTGGTCGCCCACGCCCTCGACGACCGCGACGGCGCCCGAGTTACGCACCGCGAACCGCTCGCCCACCACACCGCGCAGGAACGCCTGGCCGCTGGTGGCACCGAACAGGATCACGTTGCCGCCGATGATGTTCTCCTCGGCCACGTAGCCCGCGGGCGCGTTCTTCGACGGGCGCACCACGATGCGTCCACCCGAAAGACCCTTGCCGACATAGTCGTTGGCGTCGCCGTTCACCCGGAGGGTGATGCCCTTGGGCAGGAACGCGCCGAAGCTGTTACCCGCCGAGCCGTCGAACGTGATGTCGATGGTGCCGTCCGGAAGCCCCTGGCCGCCATGCACCTTGGTGACCTCGTGGCCCAGCATGGTGCCGACGGTGCGGTTCACGTTGGTGATCTTCATGGCGAGGCTCACCGGCACCTTGGACTCGATGGCGTCCCGGCACTCGGCGATCAGCTGCTGGTCGAGCGCCTTGTCCAGACCGTGGTCCTGGCTCGACGTGCAGTACAGATCCTGCTTCATGAAGGCCGACTCCGGTTCGTACAGCACCGGGGTCAGGTCCAGCTTCTGCGCGCGGTAGTGCGCGATGGCCTTGCTGGTGTCCAGCGCGCCGACCTGGCCGACCATCTCGTTGATGGTGCGGAAGCCCAGCTGCGCCATGAGTTCGCGGACCTCTTCTGCGATGAACAGGAAGAAGTTCTCGACGAATTCCGGCTTGCCGGTGAACCGCTCGCGCAGCACCGGGTTCTGGGTGGCCACACCCACGGGGCAGGTGTCGAGGTGGCAGACGCGCATCATGATGCAGCCCGAGACCACCAGCGGTGCGGTGGCGAAACCGAATTCCTCGGCACCCAGCAGCGCGGCGATGACGACGTCGCGGCCGGTCTTGAGCTGACCGTCGACCTGCACGACGATGCGGTCGCGCAGACCGTTGAGCAGCAGGGTCTGCTGCGTCTCGGCCAGGCCCAGCTCCCACGGCGCGCCTGCGTGCTTCTGCGAGGTCAGCGGGGTCGCACCGGTGCCACCGTCGTGCCCGGAGATGAGCACCACGTCGGCGTGCGCCTTCGAGACACCCGCGGCGACGGTACCGACGCCGTTCTCCGACACCAGCTTCACGTGGATACGGGCCTCGGGGTTGGCATTCTTCAGGTCGTGGATCAGCTGCGCCAGATCCTCGATCGAGTAGATGTCGTGGTGCGGCGGCGGCGAGATCAGGCCGACACCCGGGGTCGAGTGCCGTACCTCGGCCACCCACGGGTACACCTTGTGCCCCGGAAGCTGACCGCCCTCACCGGGCTTGGCGCCCTGGGCCATCTTGATCTGGATGTCGGTGCAGTTCGTCAGGTAGTGCGACGTCACACCGAAGCGGGCCGACGCGACCTGCTTGATGGCGCTGCGCCGCCAGTCGCCGTTGGCGTCCCGCTCGAAGCGCTCGACGTTCTCGCCGCCCTCACCCGAGTTCGACCGTCCGCCAAGGCGGTTCATGGCGATGGCCAGCGTCTCGTGGGCCTCCGCCGAGATCGAGCCGTAGCTCATCGCGCCGGTGGAGAACCGCTTGACGATCTCGCTGGCGGGTTCGACCTCGTCGATCGAGATCGGTTCGCGCACACCTTCTTTGAACGTGAACAGGCCACGCAGGGAGGCCATGCGCTCGCTCTGGTCATCGACCAGCTTGGTGTACTCCTTGAACACCGAGTACTGCCCGGTGCGGGTGGAGTGCTGCAGCTTGAACACCGTGTCCGGGTTGAACAGGTGGTACTCGCCCTCGCGGCGCCACTGGTACTCGCCGCCGACCTCGAGCTCACGGTGCGCCCACTCGTCGGGCCGGTCGAGGTAGGCGAGGCTGTGCCGCGCCGCGACGTCGGCCGCGATGTCGTCGAGGTCGATGCCGCCGGTCGGACAGGAGATGCCGGTGAAGTACTCGTCGAGCACGCGCTGGCTGATGCCGACGGCCTGGAACAGCTGGGCGCCGGTGTAGGAGGCCAGCGTCGAGATGCCCATCTTGGACATCACCTTCAGCACACCCTTGCCGGCGGCCTTGACGTAGTTGGCCTTGGCCTGGTCGCTGGTCAGACCGGTGATGACACCGCGGTCGACCATGTCCTCGACGGTCTCGAAGGCCATGTACGGGTTGATGGCGGCCGCGCCGACACCCACCAGCATGGCCATGTGGTGCACCTCGCGGGCGTCACCGGACTCGACCACGAGGCCGACCTGGGTGCGGGTGCGTTCCCGGACCAGGTGGTGGTGGACGGCGGCCGTCGACAGCAGCGACGGAATCGGCGCGAGCCATTCGTTGGACTCACGGTCCGACAGCACGATGATGCGGGCACCGTTGCGGATGGCCTGCGACACCTTGGTGCGGACATCCTCCAGGGCGCGGCGCAGGCCCTCTCCACCGTCGGCGACGGGGTACAGGCAGCTGATGACCGCGGCGCGCATGCCGTGCTTGCGGCCCCGGATCTCGTGGTCGGGGTCGACGCAGATCAGCTTGGACAGGTCGCCGTTGCGCAGGATCGGCTGCGGCACGACGATCTGCCGGCACGAGTTCTCGTCCGGGTTGAGCAGGTCACCCTCGGGGCCGATGACGCCCGAGAGGCTGGTGACGACCTCTTCGCGGATGGCGTCCAGCGGCGGGTTGGTGACCTGTGCGAACAGCTGCTGGAAGTAGTCGTAGAGCATCCGCGGCCGCTGCGATAGCACAGCGATCGGGGTGTCGGTACCCATGGAGCCCAGCGCCTCGGCGCCGGTGCGGGCCATCGGCACGATCAGCTGATTGACCTCTTCGTTCGTGTAGCCGAACGCCTGCTGGCGCAGCACCACGCGGTGGTGCGGCATCTTGACATAGTCGCCCGGGGGCAGATCGTCGATGTGGAACAGGCCGTTGTCGAGCCACTCCTGGTAGGGGTGCTCGGCCGCCAGCTTGTCCTTGATCTCCTCGTCGTCGACGATCCGGCCTTCGGCCATGTCCACGAGGAACATGCGGCCGGGCTGCAGACGCATCTTCTTGACGACGGTCGACGGGTCCAGATCCAGGACGCCGGCCTCGGAGGCCATGACGACGAGCCCGTCGTCGGTGACCCAGATGCGCGAGGGACGCAGGCCGTTGCGGTCCAGCACCGCGCCGACGATGGTGCCGTCGGTGAAGCACACCGACGCCGGGCCGTCCCACGGCTCCATGAGCGACGCGTGGTACTGGTAGAACGCCCGGCGGGCGGGGTCCATGGTCTCGCTGCGTTCCCATGCCTCGGGGATCATCATCAGCACGGCGTGGTGCAGCGGACGTCCACCCAGGTGC
Proteins encoded in this region:
- a CDS encoding glutamate synthase subunit beta, encoding MADPNGFLKHTHRQTPVRRPVDLRLKDWKEVYEEFSKETLQVQASRCMDCGIPFCHNGCPLGNLIPEWNDLVYRDRWRDGIERLHATNNFPEFTGRLCPAPCEASCVLGINQDPVTIKQVEVELIDNAFDQGWVKPMIPDVKTGKKVAVVGSGPAGLAAAQQLTRAGHDVTVLERADRIGGLLRYGIPEFKMEKRHIDRRLEQMAAEGTQFRTNVNVGVDITVEQLQEDYDAVVLAGGATAWRDLPIPGRELEGIYQAMEYLPWGNRVQLGDDVLGPDGEPPITAKGKKVVIIGGGDTGADCLGTAHRQGAESVHQFEIMPRPPEERAESTPWPTYPLMFRVSSAHEEGGERVFSVNTEEFVGTDGKVSALKVHEVVMKAGKFEKVEGSDFELAADIVFLAMGFVGPEREGLLTELGVELTDRGNVARDNDFQTTVPGVFVAGDMGRGQSLIVWAIAEGRAAAAGVDRYLMGESALPKPIKPTAAPQR
- a CDS encoding glycosyltransferase 87 family protein → MSSGGGQTRLPHPVVLGAVAVAILALVVHNQLVPFDVKFFGLMENDFDLSTYRAAVDGLWHGKPFYETPALKEAWFVYPPFATVLLAPFALAGFEVAKWSLLVLSVGLLALLAWRTMRLAGVRADWRLATVSAALGVTVIDVEPVQATLWWGQINVLLMAMVLLDLLRPKASRSRGIGLGLAAGIKLTPLVFLPYLLLTRQWRTFAVATGTFVATMVGTWPFLPADSGWFWSHLGDTTHIAPIDHLANQSINGFLARFFAPLPRPEWLWITLSLLVLVAGLAVAWWAHRRGEQALALVVVGLTGCAVSPFSWAAHWVWFAPVIFWLVGKACTTQGGWARGWAYRAAGLFAAVFMWTLHKPGRNHTTMYFSGVYWNFLDLRPFWIGQVMSGWYPLVYLCFLIGAVGWLRLSTSEPRVVGATAMSADDLGDYPPEFLDDEVPARV
- the gltB gene encoding glutamate synthase large subunit, with protein sequence MAPQHGGPSKVGLYNPAHEHDACGVAMVADIHGRRSRDIVDKAITALLNLEHRGAAGAEPNTGDGAGILLQVPDEFLRAVCAEEGFELPAEGSYATGIAFLPQSARDAKLACEAVEKIVEAEGLQVLGWRDVPFDESSLGALARDAMPTLRQIFIAGADGMQLERRAYVIRKRAEHELGTKGPGQDGPGRETVYFPSLSGKTIVYKGMLTTPQLKAFYLDLQDERMKSALGIVHSRFSTNTFPSWPLAHPFRRVAHNGEINTVNGNENWMRAREALIHTDVFGFHNDLNKIFPVCTPGASDTARFDEALELLHLGGRPLHHAVLMMIPEAWERSETMDPARRAFYQYHASLMEPWDGPASVCFTDGTIVGAVLDRNGLRPSRIWVTDDGLVVMASEAGVLDLDPSTVVKKMRLQPGRMFLVDMAEGRIVDDEEIKDKLAAEHPYQEWLDNGLFHIDDLPPGDYVKMPHHRVVLRQQAFGYTNEEVNQLIVPMARTGAEALGSMGTDTPIAVLSQRPRMLYDYFQQLFAQVTNPPLDAIREEVVTSLSGVIGPEGDLLNPDENSCRQIVVPQPILRNGDLSKLICVDPDHEIRGRKHGMRAAVISCLYPVADGGEGLRRALEDVRTKVSQAIRNGARIIVLSDRESNEWLAPIPSLLSTAAVHHHLVRERTRTQVGLVVESGDAREVHHMAMLVGVGAAAINPYMAFETVEDMVDRGVITGLTSDQAKANYVKAAGKGVLKVMSKMGISTLASYTGAQLFQAVGISQRVLDEYFTGISCPTGGIDLDDIAADVAARHSLAYLDRPDEWAHRELEVGGEYQWRREGEYHLFNPDTVFKLQHSTRTGQYSVFKEYTKLVDDQSERMASLRGLFTFKEGVREPISIDEVEPASEIVKRFSTGAMSYGSISAEAHETLAIAMNRLGGRSNSGEGGENVERFERDANGDWRRSAIKQVASARFGVTSHYLTNCTDIQIKMAQGAKPGEGGQLPGHKVYPWVAEVRHSTPGVGLISPPPHHDIYSIEDLAQLIHDLKNANPEARIHVKLVSENGVGTVAAGVSKAHADVVLISGHDGGTGATPLTSQKHAGAPWELGLAETQQTLLLNGLRDRIVVQVDGQLKTGRDVVIAALLGAEEFGFATAPLVVSGCIMMRVCHLDTCPVGVATQNPVLRERFTGKPEFVENFFLFIAEEVRELMAQLGFRTINEMVGQVGALDTSKAIAHYRAQKLDLTPVLYEPESAFMKQDLYCTSSQDHGLDKALDQQLIAECRDAIESKVPVSLAMKITNVNRTVGTMLGHEVTKVHGGQGLPDGTIDITFDGSAGNSFGAFLPKGITLRVNGDANDYVGKGLSGGRIVVRPSKNAPAGYVAEENIIGGNVILFGATSGQAFLRGVVGERFAVRNSGAVAVVEGVGDHGCEYMTGGKVVILGETGRNFAAGMSGGMAFVYDPKGALPGNINGEMVDLDALDATDELWLHEIITAHVDGTESAVGQRILADWQNQKEQFIKVMPRDYKRVLEAIAGAEAAGEDVSEAIMAAARG
- a CDS encoding polysaccharide deacetylase family protein translates to MSRRRFLVGLSASVVAGVGLARCAVDGPAATVAAAPPKAPKEPVQWGMGLALPGGGELSSLPDVAGNRVAITLDDGVSSEVVRAYTKLARDTGMRLTYFVNGRYQSWTENRDLMLPLVESGQIQLGNHTWSHPDLAKLSKDEIVDQLERNHKFLQSTFGVDSRPYYRPPYGSHNAIVDKIAAELGYSTPTMWTGSLGDENIVTEDYILKMAGKYFTEQTVVIGHLNHLPVTHVYGQLVDLLKERNLRTVTLDDVFRKPRELPV